The genomic segment ttttgttcaatttcgtAAATAGTGCAAGTTTTCCTACAGTGTCGgtgggaaaaatatcaatcgatgtttagccaaaaactaaaatatcgaTAACATCGTGTCGGAATTTAGTCAGCTCTATTTTAGGGCCCAGAGGTATATAGTTCCCAGTGAACGCTCTCATGAGTCACTAGCTCGTTCGTCAATGTATCCATGACGGAATTCAACGCGGACAATACGCCCATACCCTCCTAACACGCTGAATCGCAGCCAGGAAAGTGCGTCTCTAGTGAATGAAAGAGCGTATCGTATGGAGAATCCGTCTATTCTCCATTTGGCCTCTTTAATGTACCTGTATGAGGGGAGTCCATCGACTTCCTCAGTATTGAAATATCCCTCACTCTCGATAATTCCTCAATCAGTTTGACATAATCCTCATGTTCAGACATTATTAATAGTTTCTTTTATACTCTTAACTTGTCCTTATATACATCCCATAGCTCTCTTCTTCCACTTCCACTAGCTGCATTAAAAGCTGTCCTGCTGCATAGCTTATAATTAGTGCTTTTGAATATATTAGGGTGGATTCCTTTAAAGTTTATATtgaggggctgaagaagtaaaactgggcataggtttatatggggtctatatcagtttatagaacgATCCGGATTATGCTctgcacggatgttggaagtcgaatCAGAAAACATTGTGCTaggtcggataaaaattgcggcctctaggggctcaagaaggcaaaagtAATGTGAaggctatttccaaatctcaaccgatatgacccatttgcaatctccaacgacttgACTTGGAagtcgctgtgcaaaatttcaagcgaatatttttattcgttcgaccgctatcgtgatttccacatatggaaggacagacgaacggactttgcttgatcaacatcgaatgtccagactatcaagaatatacataaagggtgatttttttgttattatctttttggcaacactggtttcaacagctcacgcacgattCGTGTTTTGTTTGACTGACaatcatcttcagtttggtctacaatttaaccaaGATGCGTGACCAaaagcgtgctctgttaagaaagttcatcgcgcgtttCTTCCATTGAGCTACGAAGTTTGTTTTTGACTCAATGAGCATGTAAATAAGTAGAATTGTCgactttggagtgaagatcggccggaagcattacaagagctaccaatgcatacacaaaagtcgcagtttggtgtggtttgacgactggtggcatcattggcccGTACATCTTCAagaatgatgcgaatcgtaaagtaacCGTGAATAGTAAGCACCATCGTGAAAGATATTCAActtgtttttgcccaaaatgctagAGCTcgacttgcatggcatgtggtttcaacaagatggtgccacatgccacacagcacgcgtaataatagacttattgagaggggaATTCGGTGAaacttttatttcacgttcgggaccggtcaattggccaatTAGAGCTATGTAAAAGCTCACATCTATACAATTGACGCCTTGGAAAAAAACATTGAAGCATTCATTAGTGAGATACCGAccgagatgctgggaaaagtaTGCCAaagttggactaagcggatggagcatttgaggcgcagtcacggccaacatttgcatgaaataaagatttcataaatttttctgaattaatttttttttgaaaaaatttcctcttaaaaaatcaccctttacttacgCAGATCaagatttcgaggtgttacaaacagaatgactagattagtatacccccatcccatggggAGAGGTATAAAAATAGTCTATAAAAGAGTTTAATGATTTCCTTCTTCCCCTCATTATCTTGCAGATTTGCAGAGAGCAAAATTTCGAACAACTCATAATTGCCTATCCTGAAGATCCCAACAAATTCATTATCTGTGCCAACAACAAAGGGACCGAATCTACCTGTGGAACTGAATGTTTTGACACTGGTACTACCAAATGCATTGCTTGTCCCCCGGCAAGTGCTAATAATCCTTGCACTGGCAAAGATGCCTTGGATGTGGTATCGGATAATTGTCAAAATTATAACATTTGCATGGGTGGCACCAAAGGAGATAGTGTTACCATAACCTGTCCCGCCCATCAACACTATTGCGAACGTGAGCAGAAATGTACCGCAGCCATAGAAGCCGATTGTTTGCCTATTAACAAATGGTGTGAGAAAAAACCTAATGGCCTTAAATTTGAAGCCACAAAATGCTATGAATACTATGAATGCTGGAATAATAAAATCACCTTGCAAACATGTCCCTACAATCAACATTTCCACAAGGATAAACGCATGTGTGTGGCGGGATCTTGTGCCAATGAAGATGGCACCACCACAGAACGGTTGCCAAAATGTACCATCGACACTGAGGGTAAAAAAATGCCCCATTCCAAGTGTTATAAATATTATGTCTGCTTGAATGGCATTATCTATACCGGCCAATGTGGCGCAGGCTATTATTTCAATGAAGAGTCCAAAACTTGTGTTAAAGATATCTATGATGTATGCAACGATGAGTAGGCAAAGTGCTACACAAATTATTGattatacaaaatcaaatcaaataaagaaataaataataaaattaagtaattggcaaaaagaaaaaaaaaaacgagtaaaagcgtgctaagttcggtcgggccgaatcttacataccctccaccatagatcgcatttgtcgagttcttctcttggcatctcttcttaggcaaaaaaggatataagaaaagatttgctctgctattagagcgatatcaagatatccgGTTTGGATcttaattaaattacatgttagagacctgtgtaaaatgtcagccaattcgaataagatttgcgccctttgggggctcaagaagtaaaatagagagatcgatttatatgggagctgtatcgggctatagacagattcagatcataataaaaacgtatgttgatggtcatgagaggatctgtagtacaaattttaggcaaatcggataataattgcgaactatggaggctcaagaagtcaagatcccagatcggtttatatgacagctatatcaggttatgaaccgatttgaacaacacttggcacagttgttgaaagtaagaataaaatacttcatgaaaatttttaaccaaatcggatagaaattgcgccctctagaagctcaagaagtcaagtccccagatctgtttatatgacagctatatcaggttatgaaccgatttgaacaacacttggcacagttgtttgatatcataacaaaacacttcgtgcaaaaatgcattcaaatcggataagaattgcgcactctagaggctcaagaagtcaagacccaagatcggtttatatgacagctatatcaggttatgaaccgatttgaaccatacttggcacagttgttggatatcataacaaaacacttcgtgcaaaatttcattccaatcggataagaattgcgcactctagaggctcaagcagtcaagacccaagatcggtttatatggcagctatatcaggttatgaaccgatttgaaccatacttggcgcagttgttggatatcataacaaaacacgtcgtgcgaaatttcattccaatcggataagaattgcgcactctagaggctcaagaatcaagacccaagatcggtttatatggcagctatatcaggttatgaaccgatttgaaccatacttggcgcagttgttggatatcataacaaaacacgtcgtgcaaaatttcattccaatcggataagaattgcgcactctagaggctcaagtagtcaagacccaagatcggtttatatggcagctatatcaggttatgaaccgatttgaaccatacttagcgcagttgttggatatcataacaaaacacgtcgtgcgaaattttattccaatcggataagaattgcgcactctagaggctcaagaagtcaagacccaagatcggtttatatggcagctatataagtttatgggccgatttgaacgatacttgacacagtcgttggataccataacaaaacacatcgtacaaaatttcattccaatcggataagaattgcgccctctagaggctcaagaagtcgagacccaagatcggtttatatggcagctatatcaaaacatggaccgatatggcccatttacaataccaaccgacctacactaataagaagtatttgtgcaaaatttcaagcggctagctttactccttcggaaattagcgtgctttcgacagacagacggacagacggacatggctagatcgacataaaatgtcgcgacgatcaagaatatatatactttatggggtctcagacgaatatttcgagtagttacaaacagaatgacgatattagtataccccccatcttatggtggagggtataaaaagaattttttaatgatCTTAGAACCTAGGTTTCTCCTTCTCCTGTTACAAGTTATCGTATCGATAATAATATATGCTTATTACTAGAGTGcggattttaatgcaaaatgtatttttgatcCAATTCAACTCCAATTTCGTATCTAGGGTAATTTTGAcgcaacaaattaaatttttagggaatattaaatatatataataatattaaataatatataatataatattaaaatgaaaaaaaatttgccaaaaatatgcaaaatataaTCTCTCTATATGTATATTGAAGATCTAAGTTTTGTAGTGAATGAATGCTGCACAAAATGACTAAAATGAGAATCATTACTTCTTTGCAGGTACAACTTATAAGCAATTGATGGGGCATAAAATTCGCCACAAAAGTCATTCCATATAAAGTTGTAACAAACCACGAACAAATGTACATATACACAACATATGATGGGGGGGGTGTATTCATGTAGTCCTTCTGTTCGCAATACAacgaccctacaaggtatattTATTCTTAATCCATctgaaattctaagacgatttaaataTTTCCGTGTGTCTGTATTTCTGTCCGTCTATAAGTTCTAATCAcctattttgcacagatttttacTATGTCCAAACCCAGGACAATTTCCCAAACTAACCAAATCCGAATATATTTGGGTACAACTGACATATACCGTTCTCCGTATGTAAGGACTTGAGCCCATAATagtctcatttattacccgatttctatgaaatttttcgatttttggtcttaagcccataacagccgtCGTATTTAATGCCCgctttcgctgacatttggaaAAGGGAGTTTCACTTAGCCCCCCGATATATGAATGTGGTCCGAAtgtggcccataaaagactatatttacataaagCTCTGTACATAGAAGaggcatttattagccgatttcgctgaaagtgaGACAGTGAGAAACACTAGGTTCCTCTATATACATTccggatatggttcagatcggaccatatttagaaatagctgtcatatacacaaatctcccgatttatggacTAAAGCCCATTTAAGGCTTATTTGCTTAttgatttttctgaatttcaaaacagtagatatatattatttaaatACAGCTGGAATAGAACAATAGGCCTTTTAAACAATATGCCTTTTAAAAGTCGTAACCAAAACTTctttaaaacaagcaaaaagcgtgcaaagttcgaccgggccgaagtttttaacccttcaccatggatcgcatttgtcaagttgtttTCCTGGTATCTTacttaaggcaaacaaaggataaaagaaaataattgttaaGCTTTTgtagctatattaagttatggtccgcctcggaccacaattgaattgaatgttggagaccatccCTCCACCAttaaatgggggtatactaatttcgtcattccgtttgtcacacctcgaaatatgcctctaagactccataaagtacatatgttcttgatcgttatgacatttttagtcgaactagccatgttcgtcagtctgtcgaaaacaagctaactttcgaaggaatgacacaagtaaaagcgtgctaagatcggcccggccgaatcttgtataccctccaccatggaacgcatttgtcgagttcttttcccggcatctcttcttaggtaaaaaaggatataagaaaagagttcctctgctattaaaacgatatcaagacatggtccggttcggaccacaattaaattatatgttggagacctgtgtaaaatttcagccaattcgtataagaattacgcccattggggctcacaaagtaaaatagagagaacgatttatatgggatctgtatcgggttatagaccgattcagaccataataaacacgtttgttgatggtcatgagaggatccgtcgtacaaaatttcaggcatatcggataataattgcgacctctaggggtcaagaagtcaagatcccagatcggtttatatggcagctatatcaggttatgaactgatttgaaccttatttgacacagttgttgaaagtaaaaataaaatacgttatgcaaaatttcagccaaatcggataggaattgcgccctttggaagctcaagaagtcaaatccacagatctgtttatatgacagctatatcaggttatgaaccgatttcaaccaaactcggcacagttgttggatatcataacgaaatacttcgcgcaaaaattcattcaaatcggataagaattgcgcactctagaggctcaagaagtcaagacccaagatcggtttatatggcagctatatcaggtcatagaccgatttgaaccatacttggcacagttgttggatatcataacaaaacacgtcgtgcaaaatttcattctgatcggataagaattgcgcacgctagaggctcaagaagtcaagacccaagatcggtttatatggcagctatatcaggttatggaccgatttgaactatacttggcacagttgttggatatcatagcaaaacacgtcgtgcaaaatttcattccaatcggataagaattgcgcactctagaggctctagaagtcaagacccaagatcggtttatatggcagttatatcaaaacatggaccgatatggtccatttacaataccaaccgacctacactaattagaagtatttgtgcaaaatttcaagcggctagctttactccttcggaagttagcgtgctttcgacagacggacggacggacggacggacggacagacggacggacatggctagatcgacataaaatgtcgcgacgatcaagaatatatatactttacggggtctcagacgaatatttcgagtagttacaaacagaatgacgaaattagtataccccccatcttatgatggagggtataacaagcactttttattagtgtacgtctgttgggattgtaaatgagccaaatcggtccatgctttgatgtagctgccatataaaccgatcttgggtcttgacttcttgagcttctagaaggcgcaattcttatccgatttgtttttctatgactggtgtttttctatttgtaaacgccattcaaagaacttgacaaatgcgaaccatggtggagatcatataagattcgtcccggtggaacttggcacatttttatttgtttcaaaactacgataattttttttaaattgcttaAATCTAGCTGTCGCCGTTCAATGTACACGAAGATACGCTATTTCACTCacaattttgcaaaactttttttttcaacctGATTTATTTCGATACGCTCTTTACTGTTTTGTTGGCACTGGGTCTCTCCCCTACCAATTCTAGAAACCCCACTCATTTTTCGTCAACTGTTAATATCCTTTCGGATATGTTCTTTGTgaataatacttttaatatttcGCTCTATGATAAAATATCTGTCCCTTGTTTCTCAAGACATGATTTGATTTATCTGCCTTAC from the Stomoxys calcitrans chromosome 1, idStoCalc2.1, whole genome shotgun sequence genome contains:
- the LOC106093795 gene encoding peritrophin-44; the protein is MGGTKGDSVTITCPAHQHYCEREQKCTAAIEADCLPINKWCEKKPNGLKFEATKCYEYYECWNNKITLQTCPYNQHFHKDKRMCVAGSCANEDGTTTERLPKCTIDTEGKKMPHSKCYKYYVCLNGIIYTGQCGAGYYFNEESKTCVKDIYDVCNDE